One part of the Methanomethylovorans hollandica DSM 15978 genome encodes these proteins:
- a CDS encoding right-handed parallel beta-helix repeat-containing protein, with protein MKQTVIIQICIAMLLILVATSPALAATINVNGGSLQTAINNAAAGDTLIISGTFTENVVVNKTITIQSTGTAPACIKPLNIALPAVWVKSPDVTINTVKATGGENIGVKITANNVLLQNVDISKFQYGIYVESCSGSEIVSSNIHNNTKDGIYLKKASGYLLEGSKSENNDANGISLVTSTNGQITDSTISKNKKGIELSSSSTGNTIQNNQLIDNNYQAISLATCSGNTINNNQITGSGKEAILLTASTSNTINGQTITNNDDNGIQLVRSTKNTITNNIIQENDGTGIYLEKSYANQLSGNQMSGNKEYDFNVYIDKTNPSTMVNDIDSTNTVGGNKIYYLCNKEGQSSFANAGSIWCINSSKITIIDAKSLSNSKYGICLINCNSVIIQTIAIDSCETGVYALSCNDFSIYASKVTNSETYNYYFDKCTKPHIGNSIIESAEDGGIYISGSSEIFLHSNTATSNDGAGIRIVSSTDVDLLMNKAVNNDDGILIEKCSNAIIRANNASLNDKVGIHVTGGSGNTVLGSECYNNDKQGIAIESSPNAVVIRNKVIKNKDSGILISKSTDPQIICNWIEDNKEEGLSIFKSNNAEMTSNYISNSDSSGLLITGSTGCVFFNNLNELNEAAISLEDSTGNSFFYNYFNNTVDVILDNSPSNTWDKYRYGNIWLNPTGTGFSQITPDANQDSICDEPYVLDATNTDNYPVKSCECIGTARLSSSLKIPESSEAISNLMDSNTETY; from the coding sequence ATGAAACAAACAGTAATCATACAGATATGTATAGCGATGCTACTAATTTTAGTAGCAACAAGTCCAGCACTGGCTGCAACAATTAATGTCAACGGTGGCTCTCTTCAGACAGCTATCAACAACGCAGCAGCCGGAGATACTCTAATTATTTCAGGTACATTCACTGAAAATGTTGTAGTAAACAAGACTATCACAATACAGTCAACTGGTACAGCTCCTGCTTGTATCAAACCACTAAATATAGCTTTACCAGCTGTATGGGTTAAATCACCGGATGTTACAATAAACACTGTCAAAGCAACCGGAGGAGAAAATATAGGTGTTAAAATAACAGCAAATAATGTCCTTCTCCAAAATGTAGACATTTCGAAATTCCAATACGGAATCTATGTTGAATCCTGTTCTGGCAGTGAAATTGTCTCAAGCAACATTCACAACAATACAAAAGATGGTATTTACCTAAAAAAAGCATCTGGGTATCTTTTAGAAGGCAGTAAATCAGAGAACAATGATGCGAATGGTATCAGCTTGGTCACATCAACAAATGGTCAGATAACTGATTCTACAATTAGTAAAAACAAGAAGGGTATTGAACTATCTTCAAGTTCTACAGGAAACACTATTCAGAACAATCAGTTAATTGACAACAACTATCAAGCTATCTCCCTGGCAACCTGTTCTGGAAATACAATTAACAACAACCAGATAACAGGATCCGGAAAAGAAGCTATATTACTGACTGCATCAACATCGAATACTATCAACGGACAAACGATTACTAACAACGATGATAATGGTATCCAACTGGTCAGATCAACTAAGAATACCATTACCAATAACATTATCCAGGAAAACGATGGAACAGGCATATATCTTGAGAAGTCCTATGCTAACCAGCTATCAGGAAATCAAATGAGTGGCAATAAAGAATATGATTTCAATGTTTACATAGATAAGACAAATCCATCAACAATGGTCAATGATATTGATTCAACGAATACTGTTGGTGGGAATAAGATTTATTATCTTTGTAACAAAGAAGGTCAAAGTAGTTTTGCAAATGCCGGATCAATCTGGTGTATCAATAGCAGTAAAATAACTATCATTGATGCAAAATCACTTTCAAATAGTAAGTATGGCATTTGTCTGATCAATTGTAATTCAGTAATTATTCAAACAATTGCGATAGACTCATGTGAAACTGGAGTATATGCTCTATCATGTAATGATTTTTCAATATATGCATCTAAAGTAACAAACTCAGAAACGTACAATTACTATTTCGATAAATGTACCAAACCCCATATCGGAAACTCTATTATTGAATCTGCAGAAGACGGCGGAATCTATATAAGCGGGTCATCAGAAATCTTCTTACACTCCAATACAGCAACTTCTAATGATGGTGCCGGTATTCGTATAGTAAGTTCTACAGATGTAGATTTGCTCATGAACAAAGCTGTCAATAATGATGATGGTATTCTTATTGAGAAATGTTCAAATGCAATAATCCGGGCAAACAATGCTTCACTAAATGACAAAGTCGGGATCCATGTAACAGGAGGTTCCGGTAATACCGTATTAGGCAGTGAATGTTATAACAATGATAAACAGGGTATAGCCATTGAATCCTCTCCAAATGCAGTTGTTATCAGAAACAAGGTCATCAAGAACAAAGATAGTGGAATACTCATTTCAAAATCGACTGATCCACAAATAATATGTAACTGGATCGAGGATAATAAAGAAGAAGGCCTTAGCATCTTTAAGTCAAACAATGCAGAAATGACATCTAATTACATTTCTAACTCAGATTCATCCGGCCTACTCATAACTGGAAGTACAGGGTGTGTTTTCTTCAATAATTTGAATGAGTTAAATGAAGCAGCTATTTCACTTGAAGATTCAACCGGAAATAGTTTCTTCTACAACTACTTCAATAACACAGTAGATGTCATACTAGATAATAGTCCCTCTAATACTTGGGACAAGTATAGATATGGAAATATATGGCTAAACCCAACAGGTACCGGATTCAGTCAAATCACTCCAGATGCAAATCAGGATTCAATCTGTGATGAACCTTATGTTCTCGATGCCACGAACACAGATAATTATCCTGTGAAATCGTGTGAATGTATTGGAACAGCCAGACTAAGCAGCTCTCTCAAAATACCAGAATCCTCCGAAGCTATTAGCAATTTAATGGATTCAAATACTGAAACATATTGA
- a CDS encoding RNA-guided endonuclease TnpB family protein, translating into MKKSYRYRIYPNKEQKTLLEQHFGGTRFIYNRSLFIKNLMYSKFKINVTEIDLNNNLKLLKELHPWLKDQNSQSLQQANKNLLTGFKNFFEGNGAYPTRKNKKDQNFSFQVPQNYQINLTTSKIYLPKIGWMKIVLHRDFLDKEFIENELVTKEVNGEIILDQKLNRKFDIFKTLTVSRTSAGRYHVSILIDNHVPEPEPVEFDEKTTVGIDVGLKSFAALSTGEIIDNPRFLNTSLDRLKKLQRDVSRMKKGSRNRKKAVLKLAKHHQLIQNQRNDFQHKLSMKIISESQATCIEDLNVKGMVRNHCLAQSISDVGWSEFIRKLTYKAEWYGKTILQIGRFEASSKLCNVCGYKKDDLTLDIREWECPSCKTLHDRDINASINIKKIALNNLSTAGTAGRAC; encoded by the coding sequence ATGAAAAAAAGTTATAGATATCGAATCTATCCTAACAAAGAACAAAAGACTTTGTTAGAACAACACTTTGGAGGAACCCGATTCATCTACAACCGATCACTTTTCATTAAGAACCTTATGTATTCTAAGTTCAAAATTAACGTTACTGAAATTGACCTGAACAACAACCTGAAATTACTCAAGGAACTCCATCCATGGTTGAAGGACCAGAACTCACAATCCTTACAACAAGCTAACAAGAACCTATTAACCGGATTCAAGAACTTCTTTGAAGGGAATGGAGCATATCCTACCAGGAAGAATAAGAAAGACCAGAACTTCTCTTTTCAGGTTCCTCAAAACTACCAGATCAATCTAACTACATCAAAGATATATCTGCCTAAAATCGGTTGGATGAAGATAGTTCTTCATAGGGATTTCTTAGACAAAGAATTCATTGAGAATGAGCTTGTCACAAAAGAAGTCAATGGAGAAATTATCCTTGACCAGAAATTGAATCGGAAATTCGATATCTTCAAGACATTAACTGTTTCCAGAACATCAGCTGGAAGGTATCATGTAAGCATCCTGATAGATAACCATGTTCCTGAACCAGAACCCGTTGAATTTGATGAGAAGACAACGGTTGGTATTGATGTAGGTCTCAAATCGTTTGCTGCTCTTTCAACCGGTGAAATAATTGATAATCCAAGGTTCCTGAATACTTCTCTTGACAGACTGAAAAAACTACAAAGAGATGTAAGCAGGATGAAAAAAGGTTCAAGGAATAGAAAAAAAGCAGTATTGAAATTAGCAAAACATCATCAGTTGATTCAAAACCAGAGAAATGATTTCCAACATAAGCTCTCAATGAAGATAATTAGCGAAAGCCAAGCCACTTGTATTGAGGACTTGAATGTCAAAGGAATGGTCAGGAATCATTGTCTTGCTCAGAGCATCAGTGATGTTGGATGGTCTGAGTTCATCAGAAAACTTACCTACAAAGCAGAATGGTATGGAAAAACAATTCTACAAATTGGTAGGTTTGAAGCATCATCCAAGTTGTGTAATGTTTGTGGATACAAGAAGGATGACCTTACTCTTGACATAAGAGAATGGGAATGTCCTTCATGCAAGACATTACATGACAGAGACATAAATGCAAGTATCAACATCAAGAAAATTGCATTGAATAACTTAAGCACTGCAGGAACTGCAGGAAGAGCCTGTTGA
- a CDS encoding DNA-directed DNA polymerase: MQNNSQNIQIIDIDYYIDSNRPIIRIYGKDDAGKSICCLVPGFEPYFFAQADNPAELCNYLTDAFDCIQKADIVEKFLPIGYQTKKVPIVKITVTLPTDVRDIRDQIRDLPGVNEIFEADVLFHNRFLIDKNLHPLKWITITPAPAEKELHPTNIICEEIITAEKVEEIDKIAHAPFKYLAWDIECLPDNGALPTPDKSPIILMSIAFSPEYKGMNTLVLASKKIDGVDKETECYDNENDMINAFFSTVREYDPDVLTGFNTDGFDTKYVVDRCKKINTESGTPVINFKIGRDNRDLNFRVFGATTSVSISGRIVADVLPLIREGFKLKRYKLENVAKELIGKEKLDVPPQEMEAYWNDPSKIHTFIEYSRRDSELALELLLKLQLLDKYLALAQVSGRPLQDVINGGQTNLVEQLLMSRFREIDRLMAMKPNDEIVEERERESNVVGADVLDPKKGLHCNTVVEDYKSLYPTIMMARNLCYTTVIIDKTTPKESMIISPSDGHFIKPEIFKGIIPSILEGLLDKRVATKKMMKNARDENEKRVLDATQLALKILLNSFYGYSGYIRARLFSLEVANSVTSYGRENIRNTQNTINNEIVTLTIRDNQALTPNESDGTQPNDIIVLLTPIYGDTDSIFIHCTDINGNEFEEEEFTLDMSALVGKKIAEVVTSKLPEPMELQYEATAKRILLVAKKRYAMWQFEQAKDGWIQKIKVKGLETVRRDWCNLTSKTLNIILEAILKEGDVDKCITYVQDVIAKIRKINDTRDEAFIAELTLSKTLSRPPSSYKNKQPHLTVVEKIRERGGQVPITGERIPFLITTVGSGYVEQAEDPAYVIEHNIPIDTNYYIQKQIIPPALRLLETFGVKRTTLEINQNQKGLFDFGKQEKEEQSPKKKNSEPAPIDKQPSTDNNDKGTKRQKSLFEY, encoded by the coding sequence ATGCAAAATAATAGCCAAAATATACAGATAATCGATATCGATTACTACATTGACAGTAACCGGCCTATAATTCGCATCTATGGAAAAGATGATGCCGGAAAGAGCATATGCTGTCTGGTTCCAGGGTTCGAGCCGTATTTCTTTGCACAGGCAGATAATCCAGCCGAACTATGCAACTATCTTACAGACGCATTCGACTGTATTCAAAAAGCTGATATTGTAGAAAAATTTCTTCCAATTGGCTATCAAACTAAAAAAGTACCAATTGTAAAAATCACTGTCACGCTCCCGACTGATGTAAGGGATATCAGAGATCAGATACGTGATCTTCCAGGTGTAAATGAAATATTTGAAGCTGATGTTCTCTTCCACAATCGTTTCCTCATTGATAAGAATCTACATCCTTTGAAATGGATAACTATAACTCCAGCTCCTGCAGAAAAAGAACTTCACCCAACGAACATCATATGTGAAGAAATTATCACTGCAGAAAAAGTAGAAGAAATTGATAAAATCGCACATGCTCCTTTCAAATATCTTGCATGGGATATTGAATGTTTGCCTGATAATGGAGCTCTTCCAACTCCAGACAAATCTCCAATCATTCTAATGAGCATAGCATTCTCTCCAGAATACAAGGGAATGAACACATTGGTCCTTGCATCGAAAAAGATCGATGGCGTTGACAAAGAAACGGAATGTTATGATAATGAAAATGACATGATAAATGCATTTTTCAGCACCGTCCGAGAATACGATCCTGATGTTTTAACTGGATTTAATACTGATGGGTTCGATACAAAATACGTTGTTGATAGATGTAAAAAGATAAATACTGAATCCGGAACTCCTGTAATCAATTTCAAGATTGGAAGAGATAATAGAGATTTAAATTTCCGAGTATTTGGAGCAACTACATCTGTTTCAATATCTGGAAGAATAGTTGCAGATGTACTACCACTCATAAGAGAAGGATTCAAGCTAAAAAGATACAAGCTCGAAAACGTAGCCAAAGAACTCATTGGTAAAGAGAAACTTGATGTTCCACCACAGGAAATGGAAGCATACTGGAACGATCCTAGCAAGATTCATACATTCATCGAATATTCCAGGAGAGACTCTGAGCTTGCACTTGAGCTCCTTCTGAAACTCCAGTTGCTTGATAAATATCTAGCATTAGCACAGGTTAGCGGCAGACCACTACAGGACGTAATTAATGGTGGCCAGACAAACCTGGTAGAACAGCTATTGATGTCTAGATTCAGGGAAATAGATCGATTAATGGCTATGAAGCCAAACGATGAAATTGTTGAAGAAAGAGAAAGAGAAAGCAATGTAGTTGGAGCTGATGTACTTGATCCTAAAAAAGGCCTGCATTGTAACACAGTTGTAGAAGACTATAAATCTCTCTATCCAACTATAATGATGGCAAGGAACCTTTGCTATACAACCGTTATAATAGATAAAACAACACCAAAAGAATCAATGATAATATCGCCTTCCGATGGTCATTTCATTAAACCGGAAATATTCAAAGGAATAATTCCCAGTATACTTGAAGGTCTCCTTGATAAAAGAGTAGCAACTAAAAAGATGATGAAAAACGCAAGAGATGAAAACGAAAAGCGTGTTCTTGATGCTACTCAGCTTGCTCTGAAAATATTACTTAACAGCTTTTATGGTTACTCAGGCTATATACGGGCAAGATTATTCAGTCTTGAAGTTGCAAACTCTGTTACAAGCTACGGAAGAGAAAACATCCGCAATACTCAAAATACAATAAACAATGAGATCGTAACCCTCACTATAAGAGATAATCAAGCTCTAACTCCTAATGAATCGGATGGAACACAACCTAACGATATAATAGTCCTTCTTACACCTATCTATGGCGATACAGATTCTATCTTTATCCATTGCACTGACATTAATGGAAATGAATTCGAAGAAGAAGAATTCACATTAGATATGTCAGCACTTGTAGGAAAAAAGATAGCAGAAGTAGTTACCAGTAAACTACCGGAACCAATGGAACTTCAGTACGAAGCAACAGCTAAGAGGATCCTTCTGGTTGCCAAGAAAAGATATGCTATGTGGCAGTTCGAACAGGCAAAAGACGGGTGGATTCAGAAAATCAAAGTTAAGGGCCTTGAAACAGTAAGAAGGGATTGGTGTAATCTTACTTCCAAGACACTAAATATTATTCTTGAAGCTATACTTAAGGAAGGAGATGTTGATAAGTGTATTACATACGTACAAGATGTCATCGCCAAAATAAGGAAAATAAATGATACCAGAGATGAAGCATTTATTGCAGAACTTACTTTAAGTAAAACACTATCAAGGCCACCATCTTCATACAAGAACAAACAACCACATCTTACTGTAGTTGAAAAGATCAGAGAAAGAGGCGGTCAGGTTCCAATTACTGGAGAAAGAATTCCATTCCTGATTACAACTGTGGGATCAGGTTATGTCGAACAAGCCGAAGATCCAGCTTATGTAATTGAACATAACATCCCAATAGATACCAATTACTACATTCAAAAACAAATCATCCCTCCGGCATTGAGATTACTTGAAACGTTTGGAGTGAAGAGAACAACTCTTGAGATCAATCAGAACCAAAAAGGGTTATTTGACTTTGGAAAACAAGAAAAGGAAGAACAATCTCCCAAAAAGAAAAACTCTGAACCAGCTCCAATAGATAAACAACCCTCAACAGATAACAACGATAAAGGAACAAAACGTCAGAAATCATTATTTGAATACTGA
- a CDS encoding DUF1699 family protein, with amino-acid sequence MELNTNRVRLVTTKEQLKTISPKDKIIHLTFCPNYTTIETILKKSPNIKALIVAESHWNRRSRAVDVIVSIAKLNIIQIPPISTTSSSACHYFEVPEVIIERIQSQENMTSEQVHSILEEETEFPPSLIPFLIEVTN; translated from the coding sequence ATGGAACTAAATACAAATAGAGTACGATTAGTGACAACAAAGGAACAGTTAAAAACAATATCACCAAAAGACAAGATAATTCATCTCACTTTCTGCCCAAATTATACCACTATCGAAACAATTTTAAAAAAATCCCCAAACATAAAAGCATTGATTGTAGCAGAGAGTCATTGGAATAGGAGATCAAGAGCAGTAGATGTAATTGTCAGCATAGCAAAATTAAACATAATTCAGATTCCACCGATCAGTACCACTTCATCATCAGCCTGTCATTATTTTGAAGTGCCAGAAGTTATAATTGAAAGAATACAATCCCAGGAAAACATGACATCAGAACAAGTCCATAGTATTCTAGAAGAAGAAACAGAATTTCCTCCTAGTCTAATACCATTTCTAATTGAAGTAACCAATTAG